One window of the Trifolium pratense cultivar HEN17-A07 linkage group LG2, ARS_RC_1.1, whole genome shotgun sequence genome contains the following:
- the LOC123906545 gene encoding bidirectional sugar transporter SWEET5-like yields the protein MVLSATTARYAVGIIGNVISFGLFFSPAPTFYGIIKKKAVEEFKPDPYLATLLNCAFWCFYGLPFVHPDSTLVLTINSVGLVFEFVYLTIFYIYSTNKGRKKLVLYLLIEAIFFAAIVLITMLALHGTKKRSLIVGVLCDVFNVMMYAAPLTIMAKVIKTKSVKYMPFWLSLANFLNGLAWTTYALIHPFDIYVLVSNGIGVVSGIVQLMLYACYCSNKGEDKVDGDLELKPPGGHDIELSSNGRNVA from the exons ATGGTGTTATCCGCTACAACAGCTCGTTATGCCGTTGGCATCATAG GCAATGTCATCTCTTTCGGATTGTTTTTCTCACCAGC TCCAACTTTCTATGGAATTATAAAGAAGAAAGCTGTGGAAGAATTCAAGCCAGATCCATATTTAGCAACACTTTTGAATTGTGCATTTTGGTGTTTTTATGGATTGCCTTTTGTACACCCAGACAGCACTTTAGTGCTCACAATTAATAGTGTTGGACTTGTCTTTGAGTTTGTTTATCTTACCATCTTTTACATCTATTCCACCAACAAAGGAAGG AAAAAGTTAGTTCTTTATCTTCTTATTGAGGCTATTTTCTTTGCTGCCATTGTTCTTATAACAATGCTAGCACTTCATGGCACTAAAAAACGATCATTGATTGTTGGTGTTCTATGTGATGTCTTCAATGTGATGATGTATGCTGCTCCTCTTACAATCATG GCAAAAGTTATAAAAACTAAGAGTGTGAAATACATGCCATTTTGGCTGTCTCTTGCAAACTTCCTCAATGGTTTGGCTTGGACAACATATGCTCTCATCCACCCCTTCGATATTTATGTCTtg GTAAGCAATGGTATTGGAGTAGTTTCTGGAATTGTTCAACTCATGCTATATGCTTGCTATTGTTCTAACAAAGGTGAAGACAAAGTTGATGGTGATCTTGAGCTGAAACCACCTGGGGGTCATGACATTGAGTTATCCTCAAATGGAAGAAATGTagcatga
- the LOC123904035 gene encoding bidirectional sugar transporter SWEET7b-like yields the protein MVKAALARNVVGIIGNVISFGLFFSPAPTFYNIIKKKDVEQFKPDPYIATVLNCAFWVFYGMPFVHPDSLLVVTINGVGLVFEFVYLTIFYIYAKKEGRKKLGLYLLIEAILFGAIVLITILALHGTTKRSLIVGILCDVFNIAMYVSPLTVMAMVIKTKSVKYMPFWLSVANFLNGCCWTTYALIHPFDIYVLVSNGIGAISGFVQLLLYAYYYFWGENNDVDANNVPKPTIAEV from the exons ATGGTGAAAGCTGCATTAGCTCGTAACGTTGTTGGTATCATAG GGAATGTTATCTCGTTTGGATTGTTCTTTTCACCAGC TCCAACTTTTTATAACATTATAAAGAAGAAGGATGTGGAGCAGTTCAAGCCTGATCCATACATAGCTACCGTCTTGAATTGTGCTTTTTGGGTATTCTATGGAATGCCTTTTGTTCATCCTGACAGCCTCTTGGTTGTTACCATCAATGGTGTTGGCCTTGTTTTCGAGTTCGTCTATCTTACCATCTTTTATATCTATGCCAAGAAGGAAGGAAGG AAAAAGTTGGGACTGTATCTTCTGATTGAGGCAATTTTATTTGGTGCCATTGTTCTTATAACAATATTAGCACTACATGGCACTACCAAAAGGTCATTAATTGTTGGTATTCTCTGTGATGTGTTCAACATAGCTATGTATGTCTCTCCTCTTACTGTCATG GCAATGGTGATTAAAACAAAGAGTGTGAAATACATGCCATTCTGGCTTTCTGTAGCCAATTTCCTCAATGGTTGCTGCTGGACAACATATGCTCTCATTCACCCTTTTGACATTTATGTCTTG GTCAGCAATGGTATTGGAGCAATTTCTGGATTTGTTCAGCTCTTACTATATGCTTATTACTATTTCTGGGGAGAAAATAATGATGTTGATGCTAATAATGTTCCAAAGCCAACTATAGCTGAAGTTTAA